The DNA window TAAAAAATCAAAACTTAGATGCCGTTATTTATGACGACGGACATGAGTTAATTAAGTCAGAAGGTGTAGATGCAGTTGTTGTTACTTCTTGGGGACCGACGCATGAAGAGTTTGTGCTAACAGCGATTCAAGCTGGAAAACCTGTATTTTGCGAAAAGCCGCTTGCTACAACAGCAGAAGGCTGCAAAAGAATCGTTGACGCTGAGATTACACACGGCAAGCCATTGGTGCAAGTCGGCTATATGCGCCGCTATGATACAGGGTATCGTGCTTTAAAGAAAGTGATTGAAAGCGGGCAAATTGGTGAAGCATTAATGGTTCACTGCGCACACAGAAACCCTACGGTACCTGATACATATACAGGTGATATGTCAATCGTTGATACATTCATCCACGAAATTGACGTTTTGCGCTGGTTATTAAATGACGATTATGTATCTGTTCAAATCGTGGCACCGAGAAAAACGAGCAAGGCACTTGAACATCTGCAAGATCCAATCATGGTGCTACTCGAAACGAAGCAAGGCGTTCGAATTGATGCTGAGGTCTTTGTAAACTGCCAGTACGGCTATGATATTCAATGTCAAGTAGTAGGAGAAGCAGGAATTGCCAACTTACCTGAACCTTCAAGCGTCGTTTTACGCAGCGAAGCAAAGAAATCTACTGAAATTTTAGTAGATTGGAAAGATCGATTCATCGACTCTTATGATACTGAACTTCAAGACTGGATTAATTCAACGCTTAAAGGCGAAGTGAATGGACCAACAGCATGGGATGGTTACGTTGCGGCCGTTACTTCAGATGCTTGCTTAGAAGCGAAAAAATCAGGAAACATTGTTCCTATTTCTTTAGGCGAACGTCCTGATTTCTATCATAAAACATTAAGCGCAGCAGGCAAAATGTAAGCGTAAGAACGCTCTGTTTATGAAACAGCTTACTCATAGATCACATTAAAATACTGGGGGATGGGCACGTCTAGTGTGCATAAAAGAAAGGGGAGCTTTAAATTGCGTTTAGCATATGATCCGTCACATTACCGTGATAATACAAGTTTAAAAGATACGATTGATACAGTTGCAAGATTAGGTTATGAATACGTAGAGTTATCTCCGCGCAAAGATTTTATTTGGTTTTATGAATACCCAAAAGTTGATAAACAGCGTATAAAAGACTTAAAAAGATATTGTGCCGATGCTGGTGTGAAAATTTCTTCTGTGCTTCCGGTACAGCAGTGGTCTTCACCAAATGAGCAGGAACGTGAAGCGGCAGTAAGGAACTGGAAGCGTACCATCGAAATTACTTCTGAGCTGGAAGTAGATTTAATGAACAGTGAATTCAGCGGTGACAAGAGCCGACCTGTTGAAAGCGAAGCGGCTTTTGTTAAATCAATGGAAGAGCTGATGCCGATTTTTGAAAGAGAAGGAATTAAGCTTAACCTACAATCGCATCCAAATGATTTTATCGAATTAAACACAGAAGCTATTGCAATGATTCGTGCGCTGGATAAAGACTGGATTAAATTAGTTTATTCTGTCCCTCATGCTTTCTTTTATGACGATGGCATTGGTGATGTAGCGAAGCATATCGATGAAGCAGGTGATTTGCTTGCACACGTTCTAATAGCCGATACGCTTAACCATAAAGCAGCGTTTGGACTGCGCTATATTGTAAATCCGCCTGATGCGAATGTAACGATTCACCAGCATTTAAATCCTGGTGAAGGAGAAATTGATTTTGATGCATTGTATCGCAAGTTAAGAGAAATTAAATTTGATGGCATCGTAACAAACTCTGTATTTGCCTACCCTGATCGACCAGAATGGTCAAACGAAGTAACGTTAAAGTCGATTAGAGAAGGATTAAATATTAAAGAAGGCCTAAACATTTAACGTGATCGACTGAAGTGATGCGAAACATAAAAAGATATGTTTTGCATCACTTTTCATGGTTTATGCTTGAAATAAGATCAGAACTTGTGGGCATAGCTAGTTTAAAATAGTCTTAATTGTTCTATTCAGACCCCCATCATGATGATAAAGAGAGGCTTTATTATGCTAGTAAGGTATAATAGAGATGGATGCAAAACGGATAGAACTTTTCATTATAAAATGTTAATTACTACAGATAAAGGTGAGTGAACGTATGTCAGTTAAAATGAGTGATGTGGCCAAACTAGCTAATGTAGCTCCAGCTACTGTCTCGCGAGTTCTTAGTCAGCCCCACCTAGTAAGCAAAGAAACGCAGGAAAAAGTCTTAAAGGCCATTGAAGAATTAAATTATCAGCCCCATATTATCGCTAGACAGTTCAGGAAAAAAGAAACAAAAACCATTTTAGTAGTTGTTCCGGATATTACCCACCCGTTTTTTTCGGAAGTTCTTAAAGGAATTCAGCATACGGCCATTAAAAGCGGCTACCGAGTGATTTTAGGAGATACAGAAAACGATATTGAGCGAGAAGGAGAGTTTGTTGATTTATTATTCCAAAAGCAAGCGGACGGCATGATCCTGTTAACAGCCCGCATGGATAAAGATAGAATTGAACAAGTCTCCAGACAGTTCCCTACGGTTCTTGCATGCGAATACATTGATGGCTTAGATATCTCTACCGTATCTATTGATAATATTAGCGGGGCGCGAAAAATAACGGAGCATTTAATAAGCCTTGGGCATACCAAAATCGCGCATATCACTGGTCCTATGAATGTTATCTTAAGCCGTGACCGATTAAAAGGGTACCGCCAAGCTATGATTAGTCACGATTTACCCGTGGATTCCGCTTTTATTCAAGAAGGAGATTTCAGCTTAGAGTCCGGTTATCATCAAATGATTCGCTTATTATCGTTAGAACAACGACCAACTTCCGTATTTGTTTTTAATGATGAAATGGCGATAGGAGCGATAAAAGCTGCAAAAGACAGCGGGTTAAAAGTGCCTGAAGATATAGCTGTAGTAGGGTTTGATAACTCAAAAATGTCGGATATCATTGAACCTCATATTACAACGATTGAGCAGCCTAAATATGAAATTGGAAAAAAAGCGATGGAATTATTACTTGGATTAATGAGCGGAAAAGCGTTAGAACGAAAAAAGTTTGTATTAAAAGATGAACTAATCGTACGCGAGTCTTGCGGAAGTAAATCTACAGTGAAAAATTTTATACAGCTTGAAGGCTCAGCTGCGAAACTTAAGAATTAAATAGTATGATTCAAGCGCTATGCTATGACGTTTTCTGCTGAGAAGTAAACAAGAGAAACAGTCATTTTTGCCTTCTCTTGTTTACAGCAAAGTGGAATTAATAACCTGATAGAAAAGAGAAGGTGGCTTTAGTGAGGATTACGGGAACGGTATTCAAAAAAAGGACATATCCAAAGCATCACTATAAAAGAATGGATCACCTCTCTTTTTTGGAGGTGAAAGATAACATCCAGTTTGATGGCGATGTGCTGAAGATCATTCCTGTTCTTAGTCAAAAAGCCATGGAATCTTGGAATATAGGAGATGAAATTGATGTGGAAGGTGAAATGAAGTATATTCGCATCATTACGTCATTAGGAAAGCTCAGCCTGCTGCCTGTCCCTGTGTTTATCGTAAAAACAATTAGGGAAATAAAACCTTCTTCTATAACTCGTTAAGCTGTTAGCCATTAAAAAGTTGTTGGTGGTCATAAACCGCATTTACATTTTAACGGGGATTAAATTCTGAAATTTCTTATAAATCACATATTCATTCAAGTCTATTTTTAAAAGGAATTTCTACGTTCTAACCAGAAAAATAATATATATCATTTTCTGGAGGAATACGATGAAAGAGCTAAAAAGAGTAGAGCCACTACAAGCAGCTAAACAATTTATTTTCACCCATTATCCTAATTGTCCAGGCGCATTACTCGCCGGGAGCGTGATTAGAGGAGAAGCTACGCACACGTCTGATCTTGATCTTGTTATTTTTGATGATAGTCTTACTTCTTCTTTTAGAGAGTCACTCATTGAATTTGGATGGGCAATAGAGGTTTTTGCCCATAATCTGACTTCATACCAAGCTTTTTTTAAAAGCGACTTCGAAAGGGCTAGACCTTCACTGCCGAGAATGATTTCCGAGGGAATTATTTTAGTGGATAATGGGATTGTCCAGTCTATAAAAAAAGAAGCGAAACAATTACTAGAAAAAGGCCCGGAAAAATGGACAGAAGAGACGATTACACTAAAAAGATATTTTATAAGTGATGCCTTGGATGATTTAATTGGTTCTTCAAATAAAAGTGAAGCACTTTTTATTGCCAGCACGCTCGCTTACATAACGCATGAATTTGTTTTAAGAACAAATGGTCACTGGATTGGGGATTCTAAATGGATTGTACGATCTTTGAATCACTATAATGAAAGCTTCAGTAAAGAGTTTGTAGAGGCATTTGATACCTTTTATAAAACAAGGAATAAAGATAAAGTGATTCAACTAGTTGATAAAGTGTTAGAACCATATGGAGGCCGGCTATTTGAAGGATTTTCACTTGGGAAAGAGCGATTAAATGAGTAGCATAGTGCTTGTTAGAAGCTAAGTTTATACATCGTAACCCCACTACTGTTTCTTGCTAGTAGTGGGGTTTGTTTTTTAGGAATATTCACGTATGCTACGTGTGATATTAAAGAGTTTGTCCGCTATCAATCGTGAACACTTGGCCCGTCACAGATTCTTGCTTTAGCTGAAACAAAATAGCATCTGCAATATCTTCAGGGGAAGAAATGCGCTGAAGAGGTAAATTTCCTGCAAGCTGATACATCTTATCTTCGTTGCCAGACCACCATCTTGTGTTGACTGCACCAGGAGAGATGCAGTTTACACGAATATCGGGTGCCAATGCAATTGCTAACGACTTAGTCATCGTATGAATCGCTGCTTTACTTGCTGCATAGGGAATAGATGACCCGATTCCAGTTGTACCCGCAACACTTCCTACATTAACAATCGCTCCTGACTTTTGCTTTTTCATATGTGGAACGACTGCTTTTACACAGTGAAACATGCCTTTTACGTTTACATCATATAACGAGTCCCATACGTCATCAGTTGCAGCCTCTAAGTCATCCATAGGAATTTGAGCTGTAATACTAGCGTTATTAACTAATCCATCTAACCGTCCGAATTGTGCAATCGTTTGATTGATCATTTCATTAACTTCATGCTCTATGGCTACATTCGCTTTAAAAGCAAATGCAATGCTTCCTTTTTCTAAAATTTCCTCAACAACATTTTTTGCTTCTTTTTCTGATTTACTGTAGTTTATAACAAGTTTTGCGCCTCTATCGGCTAACTTTAAAGTTGTTGCTTTACCAACACCAGTGCCGCCGCCGGTAATAATAAATACTTTATTTGTAAAATCATTCATTTCTCTAAACCTTCCTTTCTCTTAACATCTTTTATTATATATTCCATCAAAAAAAGGATATAATAGGTAATACTAAGAGAGGTATCATTTAAAATGATATCAACGGAGGAATTGAAATTGGAAAGCCCAGACTTACGAATTTTTAAATGTGTTGCAGAAACAAAATCACTCTCAAAAGCTGCAGAGGTATTAGGATATGTTCAGCCGCACATCAGCCAGCGAATGAAAAACTTAGAGGAAGAGTTAGGTACTAAATTATTGACACGTACGAATAGAGGCGTCACGTTAACAGATGAAGGGGAGGCTTTGTTTAACTATGCCCAGCGTATTTTACGTTTAATGGACGAAGCTAAAGCAGAAGTTAATCCAAATAAGTTTAGAAAATCTTTAATCATTGGTGCTTCGCAGACGGTCTCTGCTATTAAAGTTCCTTCTTTATTTTCGTCTTTTCTTAAAGAATATCAAAATATTGAGGTTAAGATAAAAACAGATAGAAAACAAGCTTTACAAGAAATGCTTTCGTACGGAGAAATTGATGGACTTTTTCTTAGCGGAACTTATAACGAGGCGCAGTTTGATTCGGTTTATCACTATGTAGAAAAGATGGTACTCATTTTACCTCCATATGAAGATAGAGAAGAAAACGATCAACCAACGCTACTCATCAATAGTGATGTGAACTGCATCTATAGAAACAGACTATTAGCGTTTTCTAGAGAACATCACATAAACAAGGGAAATATCATGGAATTTGATTCATTAGAAGCTATTTTACAAGGTGTCCGTGATGGACTTGGAATGAGTGTAGTGCCAGCTAGTATAGTAAATTCTCGTAGTGATATGCAAAGCATTCAATATCAAGAGCTTTCAGAAGACGTTCAAATTGATTTTGTGGTAAAGAAAGGAAAGCAGCGCTCGCAAAGTCTTAAAAAGTTTATTAGCTTTTTAGGCAGTCTATAAATCGAGTATTTATCTTAGGTTCAAATCGTATAGGATTTGAACTTTTATTTTTGTCTATATTTTGATTAAATGTACCTTCTTTTAGAATCTACTTTTATATATTGAATATATGTTTTTTATAGCCTGAATACTCGTCATGATTTGAAAGATAAATGGATGATACACCAAGGACTTGTATTTTAAAGACCGAAATAGTTTATATAAAAATAAAAGGAGTAGGTTCTATGAAGATTTCCCTTTCAAATTGTATAGAAAATGTTGAATGGTCGAGGATGAAAGAAATTTACCACTCCGTAGGGTGGAAGAAACATGATGAAGAAAAGATCAAAAAAGTATTTCAATCAAGCCATGCAGTAGCGATCGCTTATGAAGAAGATAACATAGTAGGGTTTGGCAGAGCTCTTTCAGACGGTGTTTTTAATGCTGCCATCTATGATGTTGTGGTTGAAGAGCATTATCAGAATAAAGGAATCGGACAGCAAATTATAAGAAACCTGCTTACTCAGCTTAAAGATATTTCCTGCATACATCTTGTTTCCACAGCAGGCAATGAAGAGTTTTATAGAAAAGCAGGGTTTCGTAAAATGAAAACTGGTATGGCTCGTTATTTAAATCGTACTTTAGCGGAAGAATATTTAGAATGAGTTATGTCTAAGAGTATCAACCAGGTGACATTTTAGAGTATGTACCAAATGAATAATAAAGAGGACGTAGAAAAATCTAGGTCCTCTTTTTCTTTTTGATGTTGAGACTTTGTAATCTGTGTATTTTAACTTAGTAATATATGGTATTATTTTCTTTAGTTAGGAGGTATTTGAAATGAGTATTCCAAAAGAAAATAAACCAATTTTATTAACGGTTATTTTGCTAGCGGCTGCGGTTGTTGTGTTTTTTGCGGATTGGCTATTTCCGCAAAATTCAACTTTCCCAAGTAGAAGGGGTGATTTGACCATTCCGCTGTGGCTGTTTTTTGCGATAGACGTTGGTTTTATTGTTGCATTAGTTTTAGGAGTCCGAACGAAGAAGCCGAGCGTTGTATGGTTTAGCATTATAGCTAACAGTATCTTTTTTGTTTTGCTTTCTGGCGTGATGATTTTATTGATGATTGCGAATGGAATTTCTGAGCAGTAAGCTGCTTTTTAAATAATCATTTTATAGATTGTGATAGTAAAAGCTTTCTTAATTAGGAGAGCTTTTTTATTTTTGTAAATAAAAACCACAACTTTTTTTTCTAGATTACGTCTAAGTAACGAATATTAGTTAAAAGGATGGTCAGGACATTGGAAAATACGAAAAAAGAAGAGATTGAGCGTTGGTATGACGAACATAGTGACGCTTTATTAAAATTTATTTTGATGCTCGTAAAAGATTATCAGCAAGCTGAAGATTTGACCCATGAAACATTCGTAAAAGCCTATCTTTCCTATGATTTATTTCAGCAAAACTCTAGTGAAAAGACGTGGTTATTTCGTATTGCTCATAATGTAACGATCGATTATTTTAGAAAACAGAAGCCTACTAGTCTTTTAAAAGACTTTCTTCTTTCGAAAAAGGATCAGGATCGTTTACCTCAAGAAATGATTGAGCTTAAAGAAACCTCTCTAGAACTGTATCAAGCGTTAGGAAAGCTAAAAGATTCACATCGTAAAGTTATTTTGCTGCGCAAAGTTCAAGGTTTTTCCGTTAAAGATACAGCTACTATTTTAGGCTGGTCTGAAAGCAAAGTGAAATCAGCGCAGTTCAGGGCAATTCCTGCTTTAAGAAAGCAGTTAGTAAAGGATGGATATGTATATGAAGAAACCGTTTAATTCTTATATAGATGACAGTTCACTAGAAAAATTGAATGAGGAGTTGATTTGGAAACCAACGAGGAAGCAAAAACATAAACAAAGGCTTTTAGAAACAATTAATCAATTAGAATCTGCACAACCAGTGAAATATAAAGGAAATCTATTTTCTATAAAACAAAATCGTCTTCTAAGAAATGTTGTATATTGTGGTATTGCACTTTTTATTTTGAGCGGTGCATTCATTAGTTTAGCATTTGTTTCTCCAGCAATGGCGCAAGTAGCTGCTAAAATCCCTTATTTAGGACAGCTTTTTAAGCAAAAGCCTGTATCCGATGTATTGTATCAAGAGCTTGAGAAAAAGGGATATAAAACGGCTAGTGTGGGGCAGACCTATTATGGAGGAAAAAAAGAATTAGTTGTATCGGTAGAAGGATCGGAGAAGTATTTTAATAAGGTACGAGAAGATATAACTGATATTGCAAGCAAAATTTTATCCAAAAGGCAATATGATGCCTATACTTTTAAGATTGAAAGAATGGAACCCTATGTATATACAGAGCCGAATGCGCAAGAGAAAAAAATTGAAAAAATTCAAACTGATATTTCTACAGAATTGGAGAAGCATCAATACAAATTTTTATTAGCTAACGTTAGTTTTGACTCTCCACCAAGAGTAGAGCTGGAAATTCCTAATACAGAAAAGAGAGTGGAAGAAATAAAAGCCGTTATTCATGCTGTTCTGGCTGAAAATAAGACAGAGAATGCTTCAATAAAAATAAAGAAAATAAACCTTAAGAAACGTGATCAAGACGGTCGATGGGGAAATATTGTTACTGATGTCGGTGAAGATTTATTAGGAAAAGAGAAGTATCATGTAAAGATGGTAGGCTATTCTGTTCATCCTGAACCACAAGTGCTTATCTACACTTCATTAAGCATTTCCGAGGACAATAAAAAATTTGCGAGTGAACTTGAAGAAATGATTAATGAATTTCTTGAAACAAAAGAAATGAAAAATAAGGTGAAAGATGATTCTTATCAAGTGTTGATTTACGGAAAGGGGAAGAAAAAGCTAAATTAAACACAGTATCTAAGTATCTTTCTCTATACGTTGATTAATAACAGATATCTTGAAAGGTTGATAGATTATGATGATTGGTGGGCCTTTACTTATTGCACTGCTACCAGGTGTATTTGTACTCGTATTAACTTGGCTGTTCAGAAGGATGAAATGGAACAAGGTCATTAGAATGCTTCCTTCAATGTTAACTGTTATCGCTGCCGTTGTTCTTTTTTATATTGGTTATGTAGAAGTAAGAGGTTTTGAAGGTGCTGGCTATTTGTTCTTATCCGTATGTTTACTTTTGTTCGCGATTGCATCCTTTATCATCGCTAAAAAGCCTGTAAGATAATTTTTATAAACTTTATAAATTCTTTATAAATCCCTTCTATACTACGTGTAGGAGGGATTTATATGAATAATATCATTTTAGATGTAAAGAGTGTTTCTAAAAAAGTAAAGCGTCGTCACTTAGTAAAAGAAGTATCTTTTCAAATTAACGAAGGAGAAATATGCGGACTATTAGGGCCAAACGGTGCTGGTAAAACAACATTAATTCGTTTGTTGACGGGGTTAATTAAGCCAACTGAGGGAGATATTTTCATTAATAACAAAACGATTCTTTCACAAAGAAAAGAAGCGTTGCAAAGCGTTGGCGCAATTGTGGAGTCTCCTATCTTTTTTCCTTATATGACGGGAAAAGAAAATCTAACAAATTTAGCTCGCCTGCATTCATTTCGCACAAAACAAGAAAGGCAACAAAGAGTAAAAGAAGTGCTTGAAATTGTGGGATTAACCGGCAGAGAAAACGATAAAGTTCGAACGTATTCTCTTGGGATGAAGCAAAGACTTGGCATTGCTCAAGCACTAATAGGTAACCCGGACTTATTAATATTAGATGAACCGGCCAACGGCTTAGATCCAATGGGCGTACGTGAACTGCGCGAACTGCTTTTTACCTTAAAACGTGACTATAACAAAACCATTCTTATCTCTAGCCATTTACTAGATGAATTACAAAGAGTATGTGATCAAATTGTCGTGATGAGAGAAGGAGAGCTAATGTGGGACGGGGCTTTGGATCAGCTGGCTTCTGGTAAAAATCTTGAAGATGCGTTTGTAGAGCTGGTGTCACAATGAAGGAGCTGTTACTAGCGGAGTGGGAAAGACTTTGGAAAAGAAAAGTGACGTGGCTGGCCTTTCTATTAGTGCCGGTGGTGCTGTTAGTCGCTTCTTCCTATCTCCAAAAACAAAATGGAGTAATTACAGTGGATTTACCTCAGTATACGTTTGCGGGAAACTTTCCTGTACTGAGCTTAGCCGAAATGTTATTCACCGTTTTTAATGCCATGTTCTTAATTTTTATTACGCTTGTCGTTACCGGAGAGTACCGATCGGGACAGCTACGAATGGTCATGATACGCTCGTATTCTTTTAAAGAAATCATCATAGCGAAAGCCGCAGTGCTTCTGCTGTTTAATTTACTGTTTTTTATTACGTATTTTTGCATGAGCTATGCGATAGGCTTTCTTATGTTTGAACACCCTCAAACATACTCTGTGTTCTACCAGAGTCATGCTTTCAACGCAAAAGAAGCATTCGTATATAATCTTTCATTTTACGGTTATGCCTATTTAACGACTATTGCGATATGCTGTGTTTTGTTTTTTATTTCTGTCATCAGCAAAACGACCACTACGGCTGTTGGAATTGGTGTTGCTTTTATACTGATCTCGTTTTCGTATCCTACTTTATTAACAGGATTTAAGCAGTGGATAAGTCAAGAGCTCTTTGGACAGCTGTTTTTCACTTCTGTACCAATGATTCAATGGCAAGGCATCACAGTAATGATGGCAGAAAAGCCGCAGTTTGTAGGTTGGAATTTCGGTGTTTTAGGTTTTTATATTTTACTTTTTGGCAGCCTGACGTTTTTAGCTGTTCGAAAAAAAGAATCATTTTTATAAAAAGGAGAGAAGAAATTATGACAGGACTTTTTATCAGTGAATTAGAGCGAACGTTTAAACGAAAAAAGACAGCGGTTGTATTAGCCGTGTACGCAGGGTTACTTGTTTTTATTTGGTTCTTTTTATTTCGAATGGGAGGCATTTCTTTTTTTGATGCAGACCATGCTGTGAAAATTGATTCCTTAAATTCGGCACCTTTGTTTCTTCGAGAGCTATCGTTTGTTATTACGTTTATTGTCATTCCTATGTTTACTGTAGATAGCTTTAATGGAGAGTACACGTCGGGAGCTCTACGCATGGTATTAATTCGATCACATCATCGTTTGACGCTGTTTTTCGTGAAATGGACAGTTCAATGTTTACTGATTTTTCTTATTCTTTGTATAACTTGGCTAGTGGGAACATGCCTTGGCAAGGTAGCTATGCCTCATGTAAACGAGACAACGTTTTTGGGAGGACAGACTGTAGGGACTGTAGAAGCATTTTTATATTCGCTAAAATTTTATGGCATTTGTTTTTGTATCTTCATAGCGGTTATTAGTATCGCCAGCATTATTAGTGTCCTAATGCCTAACTCTATTTTATCTTACGTTGCAACCATTGGTGCTTTAATTGGAAGTGTCTATGTTTCAGATAAACTAAGCTTCTTTTTTTCCATAACAGATTCTGTTTTCCATGAATTAAGCAGCTCAAACTCAGAATTTTTAGTAAACCTATTATTTCCAATTTTGTTCATTAGCCTTATAATAAACCTATTCGTATGGAAAAAGAAAGAATGGATAGGATGAGTTGGAGATGAACAAAAAAATTTTACTAGTGGATGATGAAAAAGACATTATTTCATTTATGAAAGATGCGCTGCATGATGAAGGATACGAGGTTTTGTTTGCTTACGAAGGGAAAGAGGCGTTAAAAAAGTTAAAAATAAATCCAGATTTAATTGTCCTAGATGTGATGATGCCTGGAATGGACGGCTTTGAACTTTGCGAACTTATCCGAAAAAGCATATCATGTCCTATCATCTTTTTAAGTGCAAAACAAACGGAGCAAGATCGAGTAAAAGGACTATTAGTGGGTGGAGATGATTATTTAGTTAAACCTTTTAGCATGAAAGAACTAAAAGCCCGAATTTATGCCCATCTGCGCCGAGAACAGAGAATCAGCAATAATTCGTACAACAGGCTTCATTTTGGACAGCTAACCATTGATTTAAACGGATATCAAATTCTACATAACAATGAAGTTATTCCGTTTACTTCGAGAGAATTCGAGATTATTCACTTTTTGGCTCTTCATCCAGGGCAAGTTTTCACACGTGAGCAGCTGTATGAAAAAGTTTGGGGCTACGACGCGGAAGGGGATTCATCTACCATTACAGAACACGTAAAGAAAATTAGAGCAAAACTATTAAAATATGACGCAACACCTTATATCTCGACCGTTTGGGGAATTGGCTACAAATGGGTAAAATAAAAAAATGGATGCACCGAGCAACGTTAAAGGCTCAGTTTGTTTTATCTTTTCATTTGATCTTGCTGTATAGCTTGCTTGCTACGCTTTTAACGTGGGGTATTGTCATAACAGTAAACTGGGTTCTTATGCCCGGAGCACTGAATCCAGCAAATTATTATGAAAAACAAATTCCCGATATTCTTCAGTTCGTTAAAGAAAAAGAAGATACGCTCCTTTCTACACGTGTTAAAAAACAAGTGGAATCTGTTATTCCGCTAGAAGGAATGGATTATCAAGTTATAAATAAAGAAGGGCAAATTCTTTATGGATCAATGGCTACTCAATACATTAAGAATAAACGTGATTTTTATTCTCAAGTCAATACAAATATACATGCAGGTAAATATATTATAAAGGTTTATCCTCTTTTTAATTCAAAAGACGAAGTAAATGGTGCAATTGCGTTAAGGTATCAATTAAATATGGCTTCTACTAATCCAAATATTAAATGGATTGTTGCGCTTGTAACGTTTTTATCGTTAGCCAGCCCTTTTCTTTACTTTTATTTGTTTGCTTATTTGTTTGGAAGACGATTTAGTAGAAGAATAGAAAGACCTTTTAACGAGCTTATGACAGCCGCAAAAAATATTCAAAATAATAATTTAGATTTTTCACTGTCAATGACCCAAGACGCAAAAGAATTAAGTCAGCTCTTACATGCATTTGAAGAAATGCGAAAAGAATTAAAGCAATCACTATCTAAACAATGGCAGCTAGAAGAAGACCGGAAAGAGATGACTGCTGCGATTGCTCATGATTTGAGGACTCCTCTTACTATTATTCATGGCCATACAGAAATTTTAGTAGAAGGGAGCAAAAAGGACCCAGAGAGGCTCAATAGATATTTA is part of the Priestia aryabhattai genome and encodes:
- a CDS encoding ABC transporter ATP-binding protein — translated: MNNIILDVKSVSKKVKRRHLVKEVSFQINEGEICGLLGPNGAGKTTLIRLLTGLIKPTEGDIFINNKTILSQRKEALQSVGAIVESPIFFPYMTGKENLTNLARLHSFRTKQERQQRVKEVLEIVGLTGRENDKVRTYSLGMKQRLGIAQALIGNPDLLILDEPANGLDPMGVRELRELLFTLKRDYNKTILISSHLLDELQRVCDQIVVMREGELMWDGALDQLASGKNLEDAFVELVSQ
- a CDS encoding DUF4030 domain-containing protein, producing the protein MKKPFNSYIDDSSLEKLNEELIWKPTRKQKHKQRLLETINQLESAQPVKYKGNLFSIKQNRLLRNVVYCGIALFILSGAFISLAFVSPAMAQVAAKIPYLGQLFKQKPVSDVLYQELEKKGYKTASVGQTYYGGKKELVVSVEGSEKYFNKVREDITDIASKILSKRQYDAYTFKIERMEPYVYTEPNAQEKKIEKIQTDISTELEKHQYKFLLANVSFDSPPRVELEIPNTEKRVEEIKAVIHAVLAENKTENASIKIKKINLKKRDQDGRWGNIVTDVGEDLLGKEKYHVKMVGYSVHPEPQVLIYTSLSISEDNKKFASELEEMINEFLETKEMKNKVKDDSYQVLIYGKGKKKLN
- a CDS encoding ABC transporter permease subunit, which translates into the protein MTGLFISELERTFKRKKTAVVLAVYAGLLVFIWFFLFRMGGISFFDADHAVKIDSLNSAPLFLRELSFVITFIVIPMFTVDSFNGEYTSGALRMVLIRSHHRLTLFFVKWTVQCLLIFLILCITWLVGTCLGKVAMPHVNETTFLGGQTVGTVEAFLYSLKFYGICFCIFIAVISIASIISVLMPNSILSYVATIGALIGSVYVSDKLSFFFSITDSVFHELSSSNSEFLVNLLFPILFISLIINLFVWKKKEWIG
- a CDS encoding sensor histidine kinase, which translates into the protein MGKIKKWMHRATLKAQFVLSFHLILLYSLLATLLTWGIVITVNWVLMPGALNPANYYEKQIPDILQFVKEKEDTLLSTRVKKQVESVIPLEGMDYQVINKEGQILYGSMATQYIKNKRDFYSQVNTNIHAGKYIIKVYPLFNSKDEVNGAIALRYQLNMASTNPNIKWIVALVTFLSLASPFLYFYLFAYLFGRRFSRRIERPFNELMTAAKNIQNNNLDFSLSMTQDAKELSQLLHAFEEMRKELKQSLSKQWQLEEDRKEMTAAIAHDLRTPLTIIHGHTEILVEGSKKDPERLNRYLHTIYTNTLRSIQLLNQLQEVSVIENPGFTVKREPIDINTFVHEKADELQLLCQKKEITFLSSVSESQAPIQFHGDPQRISQVLDNIITNCIRYTPERGEIVWNTVIHHKEIIFEIHDTGPGFALSNKEQLFKKFYREDTSRTGGHGNLGLGLYIAHSIVKNHGGSIMADNKDTGGAFIKVVLPMGEEVNS
- a CDS encoding ABC transporter permease, whose product is MKELLLAEWERLWKRKVTWLAFLLVPVVLLVASSYLQKQNGVITVDLPQYTFAGNFPVLSLAEMLFTVFNAMFLIFITLVVTGEYRSGQLRMVMIRSYSFKEIIIAKAAVLLLFNLLFFITYFCMSYAIGFLMFEHPQTYSVFYQSHAFNAKEAFVYNLSFYGYAYLTTIAICCVLFFISVISKTTTTAVGIGVAFILISFSYPTLLTGFKQWISQELFGQLFFTSVPMIQWQGITVMMAEKPQFVGWNFGVLGFYILLFGSLTFLAVRKKESFL
- a CDS encoding YesK family protein → MMIGGPLLIALLPGVFVLVLTWLFRRMKWNKVIRMLPSMLTVIAAVVLFYIGYVEVRGFEGAGYLFLSVCLLLFAIASFIIAKKPVR
- a CDS encoding response regulator transcription factor, whose amino-acid sequence is MNKKILLVDDEKDIISFMKDALHDEGYEVLFAYEGKEALKKLKINPDLIVLDVMMPGMDGFELCELIRKSISCPIIFLSAKQTEQDRVKGLLVGGDDYLVKPFSMKELKARIYAHLRREQRISNNSYNRLHFGQLTIDLNGYQILHNNEVIPFTSREFEIIHFLALHPGQVFTREQLYEKVWGYDAEGDSSTITEHVKKIRAKLLKYDATPYISTVWGIGYKWVK